A genomic region of Zea mays cultivar B73 chromosome 6, Zm-B73-REFERENCE-NAM-5.0, whole genome shotgun sequence contains the following coding sequences:
- the LOC103629003 gene encoding lysine histidine transporter 2 isoform X1, giving the protein MGSAGEALPPPASETRPWDNYSQAKLSTVALAPKGRRAASDAPAGGEGGWSGQDEKPAADDDWLPINARRNAKWWYAAFHNVTAMVGAGVLTLPYAMSELGWGVGVTVLVLSWVITVYTLWQMVEMHECVPGKRFDRYHELGQHAFGEKLGLWIVVPQQLVVEVGLNIVYMITGGQSLQKFHDMVCHGRCRRIKLPYFIMVFASVHFVLSQLPDFHSISSVSLAAAVMSVGYSAIAWTASAAQGKAAEAEADYSLRATTTPGKVFGFLGALGDVAFTYAGHNVVLEIQATIPSTPGKPSKKPMWKGVIVAYVVIVACYLPVVLVGYWAFGNGVDENILITLNRPRWLIAAANMMVVVHVVGSYQVYAMPVFDMIETVLVRKYWFTPGFRLRLIARTVYVALTMFVAITFPFFSELLSFFGGFAYAPTSYFLPCIMWLIIYKPRRFSLSWFTNWICIVIGVLLMVLSPIGGLRQMILKIKTYKFYQDYSGLSHN; this is encoded by the exons ATGGGATCAGCCGGTGAGGCACTCCCGCCGCCGGCCAGTGAGACGCGACCATGGGACAACTATTCTCAGGCCAAG CTTTCCACAGTCGCTCTTGCGCCCAAAGGGAGGCGTGCGGCGTCAGACGCGCCGGCGGGAGGGGAAGGCGGCTGGAGCGGGCAGGACGAGAAGCCGGCGGCCGACGACGACTGGCTTCCGATCAACGCGAGGAGGAACGCCAAGTGGTGGTACGCCGCCTTCCACAATGTCACCGCCATGGTGGGCGCCGGCGTGCTTACCCTTCCCTATGCCATGTCCGAGCTCGGCTG GGGCGTGGGCGTCACGGTGCTGGTCCTGTCGTGGGTCATCACGGTGTACACGCTGTGGCAGATGGTGGAGATGCACGAGTGCGTGCCGGGGAAGCGGTTCGACCGGTACCACGAGCTGGGGCAGCACGCGTTCGGCGAGAAGCTGGGCCTCTGGATCGTGGTGCCGCAGCagctggtggtggaggtgggccTCAACATCGTGTACATGATCACCGGCGGCCAGTCCCTGCAGAAGTTCCACGACATGGTGTGCCATGGCCGGTGCCGGCGCATCAAGCTCCCATACTTCATCATGGTCTTCGCCTCCGTGCACTTCGTGCTCTCCCAGCTCCCCGACTTCCACTCCATCTCCAGCGTctcgctcgccgccgccgtcatgTCGGTCGGCTACTCGGCGATCGCGTGGACCGCGTCGGCGGCGCAGGGGAaggcggcggaggcggaggccGACTACAGCCTGCGCGCCACGACCACGCCAGGGAAGGTGTTCGGCTTCCTGGGCGCGCTGGGCGATGTGGCGTTCACGTACGCCGGGCACAACGTGGTGCTGGAGATCCAGGCCACCATCCCGTCCACGCCGGGGAAGCCGTCCAAGAAGCCCATGTGGAAGGGCGTCATCGTCGCCTACGTCGTCATCGTCGCGTGCTACCTCCCCGTCGTGCTCGTCGGCTACTGGGCCTTCGGCAACGGCGTCGACGAGAACATCCTCATCACCCTGAACCGGCCGCGGTGGCTCATCGCCGCCGCCAACATGATGGTCGTCGTCCACGTCGTCGGCAGCTACCAGGTGTACGCCATGCCGGTGTTCGACATGATCGAGACGGTGCTGGTCAGGAAGTACTGGTTCACGCCGGGATTCAGGCTCCGTCTCATTGCCCGGACTGTCTACGTTG CACTCACAATGTTCGTGGCCATCACATTCCCCTTCTTCAGCGAGCTGCTCAGTTTCTTCGGTGGATTCGCCTACGCACCCACGAGCTACTTC CTTCCCTGCATCATGTGGCTCATCATCTACAAGCCCAGAAGGTTCAGTCTCTCATGGTTCACCAACTGG ATATGCATTGTCATTGGGGTGCTGCTGATGGTGCTATCACCGATTGGCGGACTTCGGCAGATGATTCTGAAAATCAAGACATACAAATTCTACCAAGACTACTCTGGCCTAAGCCATAATTAA
- the LOC103629003 gene encoding lysine histidine transporter 2 isoform X2 has product MGSAGEALPPPASETRPWDNYSQAKLSTVALAPKGRRAASDAPAGGEGGWSGQDEKPAADDDWLPINARRNAKWWGVGVTVLVLSWVITVYTLWQMVEMHECVPGKRFDRYHELGQHAFGEKLGLWIVVPQQLVVEVGLNIVYMITGGQSLQKFHDMVCHGRCRRIKLPYFIMVFASVHFVLSQLPDFHSISSVSLAAAVMSVGYSAIAWTASAAQGKAAEAEADYSLRATTTPGKVFGFLGALGDVAFTYAGHNVVLEIQATIPSTPGKPSKKPMWKGVIVAYVVIVACYLPVVLVGYWAFGNGVDENILITLNRPRWLIAAANMMVVVHVVGSYQVYAMPVFDMIETVLVRKYWFTPGFRLRLIARTVYVALTMFVAITFPFFSELLSFFGGFAYAPTSYFLPCIMWLIIYKPRRFSLSWFTNWICIVIGVLLMVLSPIGGLRQMILKIKTYKFYQDYSGLSHN; this is encoded by the exons ATGGGATCAGCCGGTGAGGCACTCCCGCCGCCGGCCAGTGAGACGCGACCATGGGACAACTATTCTCAGGCCAAG CTTTCCACAGTCGCTCTTGCGCCCAAAGGGAGGCGTGCGGCGTCAGACGCGCCGGCGGGAGGGGAAGGCGGCTGGAGCGGGCAGGACGAGAAGCCGGCGGCCGACGACGACTGGCTTCCGATCAACGCGAGGAGGAACGCCAAGTGGTG GGGCGTGGGCGTCACGGTGCTGGTCCTGTCGTGGGTCATCACGGTGTACACGCTGTGGCAGATGGTGGAGATGCACGAGTGCGTGCCGGGGAAGCGGTTCGACCGGTACCACGAGCTGGGGCAGCACGCGTTCGGCGAGAAGCTGGGCCTCTGGATCGTGGTGCCGCAGCagctggtggtggaggtgggccTCAACATCGTGTACATGATCACCGGCGGCCAGTCCCTGCAGAAGTTCCACGACATGGTGTGCCATGGCCGGTGCCGGCGCATCAAGCTCCCATACTTCATCATGGTCTTCGCCTCCGTGCACTTCGTGCTCTCCCAGCTCCCCGACTTCCACTCCATCTCCAGCGTctcgctcgccgccgccgtcatgTCGGTCGGCTACTCGGCGATCGCGTGGACCGCGTCGGCGGCGCAGGGGAaggcggcggaggcggaggccGACTACAGCCTGCGCGCCACGACCACGCCAGGGAAGGTGTTCGGCTTCCTGGGCGCGCTGGGCGATGTGGCGTTCACGTACGCCGGGCACAACGTGGTGCTGGAGATCCAGGCCACCATCCCGTCCACGCCGGGGAAGCCGTCCAAGAAGCCCATGTGGAAGGGCGTCATCGTCGCCTACGTCGTCATCGTCGCGTGCTACCTCCCCGTCGTGCTCGTCGGCTACTGGGCCTTCGGCAACGGCGTCGACGAGAACATCCTCATCACCCTGAACCGGCCGCGGTGGCTCATCGCCGCCGCCAACATGATGGTCGTCGTCCACGTCGTCGGCAGCTACCAGGTGTACGCCATGCCGGTGTTCGACATGATCGAGACGGTGCTGGTCAGGAAGTACTGGTTCACGCCGGGATTCAGGCTCCGTCTCATTGCCCGGACTGTCTACGTTG CACTCACAATGTTCGTGGCCATCACATTCCCCTTCTTCAGCGAGCTGCTCAGTTTCTTCGGTGGATTCGCCTACGCACCCACGAGCTACTTC CTTCCCTGCATCATGTGGCTCATCATCTACAAGCCCAGAAGGTTCAGTCTCTCATGGTTCACCAACTGG ATATGCATTGTCATTGGGGTGCTGCTGATGGTGCTATCACCGATTGGCGGACTTCGGCAGATGATTCTGAAAATCAAGACATACAAATTCTACCAAGACTACTCTGGCCTAAGCCATAATTAA
- the LOC103629004 gene encoding transcription factor GTE9 produces the protein MMGKTNRFSKGHQLGFVPDYRHGVEAMGESKGLGSPPRIDSGSSCAPPKRKCVSVNSEEGEGASGFSMPRAREVFSLPRMTRLDKKDLEMKLRHELAQVRDVQSRLFLRGSAVSMNGAAVASVPAGDVQPKKKVEKLKRSDSVQTDRGAPPPAATVVAAPVASSVNYTSSFKQCANLLKSIMSHVWAGPFLVPVDIVKLNIPDYFQIVKQPMDLGTIQKKLKAGMYSTPREFAADVRLTFSNAMNYNPVNNDVHLMAKTLSKNFETRWKLIEKKLPKPDDKPQPVEKPPVREPTEKNSTKGVAVEKEDITKKKPSKKSVPKQDIFQEGYSADNPVLQPKKRKTSPLIQDASLVEDVVPTGKRMMTSEQKYDISARLQSFGAFIPDHVVEFIRSRVDDCDADEEEMELDIDVLGDDTLFELQQLLDDYDRVNPSRNLTKEDPHEAESRSQYELINPSVCNDGNELIDEDVDIGENDPPILALPPVVLEDETADRNSKHSTSSSSSSDSESSSSDSDSSSSSGSDADAKAPQQNSGSKEKVLPVDGVDQEKDSLSTLNLPEQSTNPISVSADGEGGNVSEKQVSPDKQIRAALLRSRFADTILKAREKALDQTTKKDPEKLRREREELERVQREERARLQAEAKAAEDVRKRAEAAAAAEAAAEAKRQRELEREAARKALQEMEKTVDINEGSHFLKDLEMLGSVTGEQIPNLVGETSPGFQMGSNTLEKLGLYMKNDEDDEDGDFTDEPVADVEEGEID, from the exons ATGATGGGGAAGACGAATAGGTTCTCCAAGGGCCACCAGCTCGGCTTCGTGCCTGACTAccggcatggcgtggaggctatGGGGGAGTCCAAGGGGCTCGGGAGCCCCCCGAGGATCGACTCGGGGAGCTCCTGCGCGCCGCCCAAGAGGAAGTGCGTCAGTGTGAATTCAGAGGAGGGGGAAGGCGCCTCGGGGTTCAGCATGCCTCGGGCCCGGGAGGTGTTCTCGCTGCCCAGGATGACTCGTCTGGACAAGAAGGACCTAGAGATGAAGCTCCGCCATGAGCTTGCACAGGTGAGGGACGTCCAGAGTAGGCTGTTTCTGAGAGGGTCTGCGGTCAGCATGAATGGTGCAGCGGTCGCGTCGGTCCCCGCAGGCGATGTGCAACCCAAGAAAAAGGTTGAGAAGCTCAAGCGGAGCGATTCGGTGCAAACGGACAGGGGAGCGCCGCCACCAGCGGCCACGGTCGTCGCCGCACCTGTTGCTAGCTCTGTTAACTACACATCATCGTTTAAACAATGTGCCAACCTTCTCAAGTCCATTATGAGCCATGTATGGGCAGGCCCGTTTCTTGTTCCGGTTGATATTGTGAAGTTGAACATACCTGACTATTTCCAAATAGTCAAGCAGCCCATGGATTTGGGTACGATCCAGAAAAAGTTGAAGGCAGGGATGTACTCTACACCTCGGGAATTTGCAGCTGATGTGAGGCTCACTTTCAGCAATGCCATGAATTATAACCCAGTCAATAATGATGTTCATTTAATGGCCAAAACTTTGAGCAAGAACTTTGAAACTCGATGGAAGCTTATTGAGAAGAAGCTCCCTAAACCAGACGATAAGCCTCAACCAGTTGAGAAGCCTCCTGTGAGGGAGCCTACAGAAAAGAATTCAACTAAGGGAGTTGCCGTTGAGAaagaagacatcaccaagaaaaaACCCTCAAAGAAGAGTGTACCTAAGCAAGACATATTTCAGGAAGGATATTCAGCGGACAATCCAGTTTTGCAACCAAAGAAAAGGAAAACATCTCCTTTGATACAAGATGCTTCTTTGGTAGAGGATGTTGTTCCAACCGGAAAGAGAATGATGACGAGTGAGCAAAAATATGATATTAGTGCAAGATTACAATCATTTGGTGCATTCATTCCAGACCATGTAGTTGAGTTCATAAGGAGTCGCGTTGATGATTGCGATGCTGATGAAGAGGAAATGGAGCTTGATATTGATGTTCTTGGAGATGATACTCTTTTTGAATTACAGCAGCTACTTGATGACTATGACAGGGTTAATCCGTCGAGAAACCTTACAAAAGAGGACCCTCACGAAGCTGAG TCTCGGAGTCAATATGAACTCATCAATCCATCAGTGTGTAACGATG GCAATGAGCTCATTGACGAGGATGTTGATATTGGGGAGAATGACCCCCCAATTTTGGCTCTTCCTCCTGTGGTACTTGAAGATGAAACAGCAGACAGAAACAGCAAGCATAGTACATCCAGCAGTTCTAGTAGTGACTCAGAATCATCCTCTAGTG ACTCAGATTCAAGTAGCTCTTCTGGAAGTGATGCCGATGCCAAAGCTCCTCAACAAAACAGCGGGTCAAAG GAAAAAGTTCTACCTGTCGATGGCGTGGATCAGGAAAAGG ATTCACTGAGCACATTAAATTTACCAGAGCAAAGTACAAACCCTATATCTGTTTCTGCTGATGGTGAGG GGGGAAATGTATCTGAGAAGCAGGTCTCCCCTGACAAGCAAATACGAGCTGCCCTTCTGAGAAGCCGCTTTGCTGATACGATCCTTAAGGCTCGTGAAAAGGCCCTTGATCAG ACTACAAAGAAGGACCCCGAGAAGCTTCGACGCGAAAGGGAGGAACTTGAGAGGGTACAAAGAGAAG AGAGAGCTCGGTTGCAAGCTGAGGCTAAAGCTGCAGAGGACGTTCGCAAGAGGGCTGAAGCAGCAGCAGCTGCTGAGGCTGCTGCTGAAGCTAAGCGACAAAGAGAACTTGAGAGAGAAGCAGCTCGCAAAGCTTTGCAAGAG ATGGAGAAAACTGTTGACATCAATGAAGGGAGCCATTTTTTGAAAGATCTTGAAATGCTCGGAAGTGTCACAGGTGAACAGATACCCAACTTGGTTGGTGAAACAAGTCCTGGGTTTCaaatgggaagcaacacactagaAAAGCTCGGGCTGTACATGAAAAACGATGAGGATGATGAGGATGGTGATTTCACAGATGAACCAGTGGCTGATGTTGAAGAGGGAGAAATAGATTAA
- the LOC100384362 gene encoding Lysine histidine transporter 1 (The RefSeq protein has 2 substitutions compared to this genomic sequence), with the protein MEMQPQLGDSSPEDKLASRPLTPGGRWSDSQWRPAEEKAIDDWLPINARRNAKWWYSAFHNVTAMVGAGVLGLPYAMSELGWGPGIAVLLLSWIITLYTLWQMVEMHEMVPGKRFDRYHELGQHAFGERLGLWIVVPQQLVVEVGLNIVYMVTGGTSLKKFHDTVCGDDDHRCKGRDIKLTYFIMIFASCHLVLSQLPNFHSISGVSLAAAVMSLCYSTIAWIASAQKGKSPDVHYGLRATTTPGKVFGFFGALGDVAFAYAGHNVVLEIQATIPSTPDKPSKKPMWKGVVVAYVVVAVCYFPASLVGYWAFGDGVDENILVTLRKPKWLIALANVMVVVHLIGSYQVYAMPVFDMIETVLVRKFGFRPSLMLRLVARSVYVGFTMFVAITFPFFSALLSFFGGFAFAPTTYFLPCIMWLTICKPKTFSISWFTNWICIVLGVLLMVLSPIGGLRQIILRAKTYHFYQ; encoded by the exons ATGGAGATGCAGCCACAGCTCGGCGACTCTTCTCCGGAGGACAAG CTCGCCAGCCGCCCTCTGACACCCGGAGGGCGCTGGCCGGACTCGCAGTGGCGGCCCGCAGAGGAGAAGGCCATCGACGACTGGCTCCCCATCAACGCGCGGAGGAACGCCAAGTGGTGGTACTCCGCCTTCCACAATGTCACCGCCATGGTCGGCGCCGGCGTGCTCGGCCTCCCCTACGCCATGTCCGAGCTCGGCTG GGGCCCCGGCATCGCGGTGCTGCTGCTGTCGTGGATCATCACGCTGTACACGCTGTGGCAGATGGTGGAGATGCACGAGATGGTCCCGGGCAAGCGCTTCGACCGGTACCACGAGCTGGGGCAGCACGCGTTCGGCGAGCGGCTGGGCCTGTGGATCGTGGTGCCGCAGCagctggtggtggaggtgggccTCAACATCGTCTACATGGTCACCGGCGGCACGTCGCTGAAGAAGTTCCACGACACGGTCTGCGGCGACGACGACCACCGGTGCAAGGGCAGGGACATCAAGCTCACCTACTTCATCATGATCTTCGCCTCCTGCCACTTGGTGCTCTCCCAGCTCCCCAACTTCCACTCCATCTCCGGCGTctccctcgccgccgccgtcatgTCGCTTTG CTACTCGACGATCGCGTGGATCGCGTCGGCGCAGAAGGGGAAGTCGCCGGACGTGCACTACGGCCTGCGCGCGACGACGACACCGGGGAAGGTGTTCGGCTTCTTCGGTGCGCTGGGCGACGTCGCGTTCGCCTACGCGGGGCACAACGTGGTCCTCGAGATCCAGGCCACCATCCCGTCCACCCCCGACAAGCCGTCCAAGAAGCCCATGTGGAAGGGCGTGGTGGTCGCCTACGTCGTGGTCGCCGTGTGCTACTTCCCCGCCTCGCTCGTCGGCTACTGGGCCTTCGGCGACGGCGTCGACGAGAACATCCTCGTCACGCTCAGGAAACCCAAGTGGCTCATCGCCCTCGCCAACGTCATGGTCGTCGTCCATCTCATTGGCAGCTACCAGGTGTACGCGATGCCGGTGTTTGACATGATAGAGACGGTGCTGGTCAGGAAGTTTGGGTTCCGTCCGACCCTCATGCTCCGCCTCGTTGCCCGGAGTGTCTACGTCG GGTTCACAATGTTCGTAGCCATCACCTTCCCATTCTTCAGTGCATTGCTCAGCTTCTTCGGTGGATTCGCCTTCGCGCCGACGACGTATTTC CTTCCATGCATCATGTGGCTGACAATATGCAAACCCAAGACTTTCAGCATCTCATGGTTTACCAACTGG ATCTGCATCGTCCTAGGTGTTCTGCTGATGGTACTGTCACCGATCGGTGGGCTTCGGCAGATCATCTTGAGAGCCAAGACATACCACTTCTACCAATAA
- the LOC103629003 gene encoding lysine histidine transporter 1 isoform X3 translates to MSPPWGVGVTVLVLSWVITVYTLWQMVEMHECVPGKRFDRYHELGQHAFGEKLGLWIVVPQQLVVEVGLNIVYMITGGQSLQKFHDMVCHGRCRRIKLPYFIMVFASVHFVLSQLPDFHSISSVSLAAAVMSVGYSAIAWTASAAQGKAAEAEADYSLRATTTPGKVFGFLGALGDVAFTYAGHNVVLEIQATIPSTPGKPSKKPMWKGVIVAYVVIVACYLPVVLVGYWAFGNGVDENILITLNRPRWLIAAANMMVVVHVVGSYQVYAMPVFDMIETVLVRKYWFTPGFRLRLIARTVYVALTMFVAITFPFFSELLSFFGGFAYAPTSYFLPCIMWLIIYKPRRFSLSWFTNWICIVIGVLLMVLSPIGGLRQMILKIKTYKFYQDYSGLSHN, encoded by the exons ATGTCACCGCCATG GGGCGTGGGCGTCACGGTGCTGGTCCTGTCGTGGGTCATCACGGTGTACACGCTGTGGCAGATGGTGGAGATGCACGAGTGCGTGCCGGGGAAGCGGTTCGACCGGTACCACGAGCTGGGGCAGCACGCGTTCGGCGAGAAGCTGGGCCTCTGGATCGTGGTGCCGCAGCagctggtggtggaggtgggccTCAACATCGTGTACATGATCACCGGCGGCCAGTCCCTGCAGAAGTTCCACGACATGGTGTGCCATGGCCGGTGCCGGCGCATCAAGCTCCCATACTTCATCATGGTCTTCGCCTCCGTGCACTTCGTGCTCTCCCAGCTCCCCGACTTCCACTCCATCTCCAGCGTctcgctcgccgccgccgtcatgTCGGTCGGCTACTCGGCGATCGCGTGGACCGCGTCGGCGGCGCAGGGGAaggcggcggaggcggaggccGACTACAGCCTGCGCGCCACGACCACGCCAGGGAAGGTGTTCGGCTTCCTGGGCGCGCTGGGCGATGTGGCGTTCACGTACGCCGGGCACAACGTGGTGCTGGAGATCCAGGCCACCATCCCGTCCACGCCGGGGAAGCCGTCCAAGAAGCCCATGTGGAAGGGCGTCATCGTCGCCTACGTCGTCATCGTCGCGTGCTACCTCCCCGTCGTGCTCGTCGGCTACTGGGCCTTCGGCAACGGCGTCGACGAGAACATCCTCATCACCCTGAACCGGCCGCGGTGGCTCATCGCCGCCGCCAACATGATGGTCGTCGTCCACGTCGTCGGCAGCTACCAGGTGTACGCCATGCCGGTGTTCGACATGATCGAGACGGTGCTGGTCAGGAAGTACTGGTTCACGCCGGGATTCAGGCTCCGTCTCATTGCCCGGACTGTCTACGTTG CACTCACAATGTTCGTGGCCATCACATTCCCCTTCTTCAGCGAGCTGCTCAGTTTCTTCGGTGGATTCGCCTACGCACCCACGAGCTACTTC CTTCCCTGCATCATGTGGCTCATCATCTACAAGCCCAGAAGGTTCAGTCTCTCATGGTTCACCAACTGG ATATGCATTGTCATTGGGGTGCTGCTGATGGTGCTATCACCGATTGGCGGACTTCGGCAGATGATTCTGAAAATCAAGACATACAAATTCTACCAAGACTACTCTGGCCTAAGCCATAATTAA